One stretch of Burkholderia oklahomensis C6786 DNA includes these proteins:
- a CDS encoding CHAD domain-containing protein gives MARVLEIVLDFPLQAWQAERGSRARTSRGAARDFGVELARAWRICPPVKMRRGHERVTIEPCRFVEAEPDDGGRWQTWIETTAQARRVLAVRSHPFVPGVAVRERFDDYHGDVRVASRASGDAAASPAAAEATQESAPPPDSPVAVRAAQPPRGRASKAASARSSKHASTSASPPPSETDADGAAGSSGAGPAASGDSAADSASIAGAAVVGAASPDSQSADQWACGFVADRRRGRWLDADGIEVELTLDDITFAPAAAAASSTASRAAPLRVCELRLAVADTDDPAARAAALRALFSAARELNGAWPASLSLTSVLDRACAGEAPDALAAPVKARPVDLSKTRTQRAAFFALGCGVTGQWLGNDAGVRDAGDPEYVHQMRVALRRLRTLARLFPRYADAAWKDAFSGDLRWLAGMLGTVRDWDVCVTSTLPDLAAADGDEAAWAGTLDAARAQGDAARAELRQALGTARYTQLVFAWLEWLSLLPLTHDEPTRGKAPPLKRHAAKCVSRLFGHLYGSGRLTTLDAAARHRVRIDAKRLRYALEFFSSLASRRTREGTVRLLARVQNALGDANDAAVALRCLERLSAPPYQLGFARGYGAAAQRYAAEAAEQMLRELRPPKIGGRKA, from the coding sequence ATGGCGCGTGTTCTGGAAATCGTGTTGGACTTTCCGCTGCAGGCCTGGCAAGCCGAGCGCGGGTCGCGGGCGCGCACGTCGCGCGGCGCGGCGCGCGACTTCGGCGTGGAGCTCGCGCGGGCATGGCGGATCTGTCCGCCGGTGAAAATGCGTCGCGGGCACGAGCGCGTGACGATCGAGCCGTGCCGGTTCGTCGAAGCGGAGCCCGACGACGGCGGCCGCTGGCAGACCTGGATCGAGACGACCGCGCAGGCGCGGCGGGTGCTCGCGGTGCGTAGCCATCCGTTCGTGCCCGGCGTCGCGGTGCGCGAGCGCTTCGACGACTACCACGGCGATGTGCGTGTTGCGTCGCGGGCGTCGGGCGATGCAGCCGCATCGCCGGCGGCGGCGGAAGCCACACAGGAGAGCGCGCCGCCGCCCGATTCTCCGGTCGCGGTGCGCGCGGCGCAGCCGCCGCGGGGCCGGGCGTCGAAAGCCGCTTCCGCGCGTTCGTCGAAGCATGCATCGACGAGCGCGTCTCCGCCGCCGAGCGAAACCGACGCAGACGGCGCGGCTGGATCTTCCGGAGCCGGTCCCGCCGCTTCCGGAGACTCGGCCGCCGATTCCGCTTCGATCGCCGGTGCCGCCGTTGTCGGCGCCGCTTCCCCCGATTCGCAATCCGCCGATCAATGGGCATGCGGCTTCGTTGCCGATCGCCGTCGCGGACGGTGGCTGGACGCCGACGGTATCGAAGTCGAACTGACGCTCGACGACATCACGTTCGCGCCGGCGGCGGCCGCCGCTTCGTCTACCGCTTCCCGAGCCGCGCCGCTGCGCGTCTGCGAATTGCGTCTCGCCGTCGCCGACACGGACGATCCCGCCGCGCGCGCCGCCGCGCTGCGCGCGCTCTTCAGCGCGGCCCGCGAGCTGAACGGCGCGTGGCCGGCCTCGCTGTCACTGACGAGCGTCCTCGACCGCGCGTGCGCGGGCGAAGCGCCGGACGCGCTCGCCGCGCCGGTGAAGGCGCGGCCGGTCGATCTGTCGAAGACGCGCACGCAGCGTGCGGCATTCTTCGCGCTCGGCTGCGGCGTGACCGGGCAGTGGCTCGGCAACGATGCCGGCGTGCGGGACGCGGGCGATCCGGAATACGTCCATCAGATGCGGGTCGCGCTGCGCCGGCTGCGCACGCTCGCGCGGCTGTTCCCGCGTTACGCCGACGCCGCGTGGAAGGACGCGTTCTCCGGCGATCTCCGCTGGCTCGCCGGGATGCTCGGCACGGTGCGCGACTGGGACGTCTGCGTGACGTCGACGCTGCCCGATCTCGCCGCCGCGGACGGCGACGAGGCCGCGTGGGCCGGCACGCTCGATGCCGCGCGTGCGCAAGGCGACGCGGCGCGCGCCGAGTTGCGGCAGGCGCTCGGCACCGCGCGCTATACGCAGCTCGTGTTCGCATGGCTCGAGTGGCTGAGCCTGCTCCCGCTCACGCACGACGAACCGACGCGCGGCAAGGCGCCGCCGCTCAAGCGGCACGCGGCGAAGTGCGTGAGCCGGCTGTTCGGCCATCTGTACGGCTCGGGACGGCTGACGACGCTCGACGCGGCCGCGCGTCACCGCGTGCGGATCGACGCGAAGCGATTGCGCTACGCATTGGAGTTCTTCTCGTCGCTTGCGTCGCGCCGCACGCGCGAAGGGACGGTGCGGCTGCTCGCGCGCGTGCAGAACGCGCTCGGCGATGCGAACGACGCGGCTGTCGCGCTGCGCTGTCTCGAGCGGCTGTCCGCGCCGCCGTATCAGCTCGGCTTCGCGCGCGGCTACGGCGCGGCGGCGCAGCGCTACGCGGCGGAGGCGGCCGAGCAGATGCTGCGCGAGTTGCGGCCGCCGAAGATCGGCGGCAGGAAGGCGTGA
- a CDS encoding DUF3459 domain-containing protein, with translation MSECPHDPYARHHSHCLPFGAQPCGAAGETIRTHFRVWAPAHATATLALETASGPHELPMAPAGDGWFETFADCGAHTRYRYRLDESLTIPDPASRSQPEGIDGPSEVIDPRAFTWRHTFWRGRPWEEIALYAVRPGAAGGYDGVRRRLPQLARLGVTALELLAAPQARDDSLPFAPIAAYGGPEALKQLIDDAHGFGLAVLLDLDYARFGCGTDEMRHYAQPFFHTRDDPLQAPPLALDHPQVCEFFCDNALYWLEEYRCDGLRIREADRIDSTWLCEIADRVHAAMPTDRIVHLVLGSERHPSHLADTHFDAQWNGCGERALYRLTGRRDRAHGDGVSTHQSIHALARALTADGAVFQRAQPIGDGGMADVGLPLTSLVLSDGVVRDAREADLAALALSLLTPQIPLIFDEAAGDSSRRHFLQSALAVRAKLIAPRLLDVQPRSADMLRTADGVEADALVAAWRLGDGETLSIALNLSPQSVPFYGAPDGMIVFETPGRARDRVDGGELPPYALVAWLTGDVNQYALTHDARRYADAAPRPPGGA, from the coding sequence ATGTCCGAATGTCCTCACGATCCGTATGCGCGGCACCATTCGCATTGCCTGCCGTTCGGCGCACAGCCGTGCGGTGCGGCTGGCGAGACAATACGCACGCATTTCCGCGTCTGGGCGCCCGCGCATGCGACCGCCACGCTCGCGCTCGAAACCGCGAGCGGTCCGCATGAATTGCCGATGGCGCCCGCCGGCGACGGCTGGTTCGAGACGTTTGCCGATTGCGGCGCCCATACGCGCTACCGGTACCGGCTCGACGAGTCCCTGACGATTCCCGATCCTGCATCGCGCTCGCAGCCCGAAGGCATCGACGGGCCGAGCGAAGTGATCGATCCGCGCGCGTTCACGTGGCGCCATACGTTCTGGCGCGGCCGGCCGTGGGAGGAGATCGCGCTCTACGCGGTCCGGCCCGGCGCGGCGGGCGGCTACGACGGCGTGCGCCGACGTCTGCCGCAGCTCGCGCGGCTCGGCGTGACGGCGCTCGAACTGCTCGCGGCGCCGCAAGCGCGCGACGACAGCCTGCCGTTCGCGCCGATCGCCGCATACGGCGGCCCGGAGGCGCTGAAGCAGCTGATCGACGACGCGCACGGCTTCGGCCTCGCGGTGCTGCTCGATCTCGACTACGCGCGCTTCGGTTGCGGCACCGACGAAATGCGGCACTACGCACAGCCTTTCTTCCATACGCGCGACGATCCGCTGCAGGCGCCGCCGCTTGCGCTCGATCATCCGCAGGTCTGCGAATTCTTCTGCGACAACGCGCTCTACTGGCTCGAAGAGTATCGATGCGACGGGTTGCGAATCCGCGAGGCGGATCGCATCGACAGCACGTGGCTGTGCGAGATCGCCGACCGCGTGCATGCGGCGATGCCGACCGATCGGATCGTGCATCTCGTGCTCGGCAGCGAACGGCATCCGTCGCATCTCGCCGATACGCATTTCGACGCGCAATGGAACGGCTGCGGCGAGCGTGCGCTGTATCGGCTGACGGGCCGGCGCGATCGGGCGCACGGCGACGGCGTGTCGACGCATCAGTCGATTCACGCGCTCGCGCGCGCGTTGACCGCGGACGGCGCGGTATTCCAGCGCGCGCAGCCGATCGGCGACGGCGGGATGGCCGACGTCGGGCTGCCGCTCACATCGCTCGTGCTGTCCGACGGCGTCGTGCGAGATGCGCGCGAGGCGGATCTCGCCGCGCTCGCGCTATCGTTGTTGACGCCGCAGATTCCGCTGATCTTCGACGAAGCCGCCGGCGATTCATCGCGCCGCCATTTCCTGCAGTCGGCGCTCGCGGTGCGCGCGAAGCTGATCGCGCCGCGCCTCCTCGACGTGCAGCCGCGCAGCGCGGACATGCTGCGCACGGCCGACGGCGTCGAAGCGGACGCGCTCGTCGCCGCGTGGCGGCTCGGCGACGGCGAGACGCTCAGCATCGCGCTGAACCTGTCGCCGCAGTCGGTGCCGTTCTACGGCGCGCCGGACGGAATGATCGTATTCGAGACGCCGGGCCGCGCGAGAGATCGCGTCGACGGCGGCGAGCTGCCGCCGTATGCGCTCGTCGCGTGGCTGACGGGCGACGTCAACCAGTACGCGCTGACGCACGACGCGCGTCGCTATGCGGACGCCGCGCCGCGCCCGCCGGGCGGCGCCTGA
- a CDS encoding methyltransferase domain-containing protein produces the protein MSTPSGAAKFDPSRAAEYAEQSRIALAGYDACHDLAACMLASSVAAEEGAARILVAGAGGTAREIVALAGLEPGWRFTAVDPSQPMLDLARANVAAAGLDARVRTHHGYVDDLPPDARFDGATLIGVLHHVPGDDAKAALLGSIAQRLKPGAPLVVAGNYRRYAEHPRLLSAWAQRWRMHGASPDEVARKLATILRGADPPASEDAVHALLDAAGFGEPLRFFASLFWSAWIATRGA, from the coding sequence ATGTCCACGCCATCCGGCGCCGCAAAATTCGACCCGTCGCGTGCAGCGGAATACGCGGAGCAAAGCCGAATCGCGCTCGCGGGCTATGACGCGTGCCACGATCTCGCCGCGTGCATGCTCGCGTCGTCCGTCGCGGCGGAAGAAGGCGCCGCACGGATCCTCGTCGCGGGCGCGGGCGGCACCGCGCGCGAGATCGTCGCGCTCGCGGGCCTCGAGCCCGGCTGGCGCTTCACCGCCGTCGATCCTTCGCAGCCGATGCTCGACCTCGCACGCGCGAACGTCGCGGCGGCCGGCCTCGACGCGCGCGTGCGGACGCATCATGGCTACGTCGACGATCTGCCGCCCGACGCGCGCTTCGACGGCGCGACGCTGATCGGCGTGCTGCATCACGTGCCCGGCGACGACGCGAAGGCCGCGCTGCTCGGCTCGATCGCGCAGCGCTTGAAGCCGGGCGCGCCGCTCGTCGTCGCGGGCAACTACCGCCGCTACGCCGAGCATCCGCGGCTGCTGAGCGCATGGGCGCAGCGCTGGCGGATGCACGGCGCGTCTCCCGACGAAGTCGCGCGGAAGCTCGCGACGATCCTGCGCGGCGCCGATCCGCCCGCATCCGAAGACGCCGTGCATGCGTTGCTCGACGCCGCCGGTTTCGGCGAGCCGCTGCGCTTTTTCGCAAGCCTGTTCTGGAGTGCGTGGATCGCGACGCGCGGCGCGTGA
- a CDS encoding LysR family transcriptional regulator, whose amino-acid sequence MKPLDLDAVRAFVLVADLASFTRAADALGTTQSAVSLKLKRLEAQLGKPLLERTPRRVTLAAVGAAFLPAARDLLDAHERALAALSSEQRRLSIGVSEHVAVPDLPAVLTGLNRHDPALMLEMHVGMSAGLLVQYDERRLDAAFVRHEPGEDPPRDDATPLFTEPLAWLAAPGWTPRAGEPLPLAVLAGPCGVRAAALRALDLAGVPWRERFTGGGVAAVAAAAAAGLAVCPLARRVAPRSLVDVGARFGLPALPDSQVALYSRVRDARSKDTLRRFADSLAGPARPAGRE is encoded by the coding sequence ATGAAACCGCTCGACCTCGACGCCGTCCGCGCGTTCGTCCTCGTCGCCGACCTGGCGAGCTTCACGCGCGCCGCCGACGCGCTCGGCACCACGCAATCGGCCGTCAGCCTCAAGCTCAAGCGGCTCGAAGCGCAACTCGGCAAGCCGCTGCTCGAACGCACGCCGCGGCGCGTGACGCTCGCAGCCGTCGGCGCCGCGTTCCTGCCCGCCGCGCGCGACCTGCTCGACGCGCACGAGCGCGCGCTCGCCGCGCTGTCGTCCGAGCAGCGCCGGTTGTCGATCGGCGTCAGCGAGCACGTCGCGGTGCCTGATCTGCCGGCCGTCCTCACCGGCCTCAACCGGCACGACCCGGCGCTCATGCTCGAAATGCATGTCGGGATGTCCGCCGGGCTGCTCGTGCAATACGACGAGCGGCGCCTCGACGCGGCGTTCGTCCGCCACGAGCCGGGCGAAGACCCGCCGCGCGACGACGCGACGCCGCTCTTCACCGAGCCGCTCGCGTGGCTCGCCGCGCCCGGCTGGACGCCGCGCGCGGGCGAGCCGCTGCCGCTCGCGGTGCTGGCCGGCCCGTGCGGCGTGCGCGCGGCCGCGCTGCGCGCGCTCGATCTCGCCGGCGTGCCGTGGCGCGAACGATTCACGGGCGGCGGCGTCGCGGCCGTCGCAGCGGCCGCCGCAGCGGGCCTTGCGGTGTGTCCGCTCGCCCGGCGCGTCGCGCCGCGCTCGCTCGTCGACGTCGGCGCGCGCTTCGGGCTGCCCGCGCTGCCGGACTCGCAAGTCGCGCTGTATTCGCGGGTGCGCGACGCGCGCTCGAAGGACACGCTGCGGCGCTTCGCCGACAGCCTGGCGGGGCCGGCGCGGCCGGCCGGACGCGAGTAG
- a CDS encoding tautomerase family protein, giving the protein MPFTRIALREGKTAEYRRALSEGIHRALQRAFDVPADDIFMTVTEHSADNFFYGRNYLGIARSDDLVMIQITANNTRTLEQKRELYRLIAEHLAERPGVRGEDVFISLVEVLKEDWSFGNGIAQYMS; this is encoded by the coding sequence ATGCCGTTCACCCGTATCGCATTGCGCGAAGGCAAGACCGCCGAATACCGCCGGGCGTTGTCGGAGGGCATTCATCGCGCGCTGCAGCGCGCGTTCGACGTGCCCGCCGACGATATTTTCATGACCGTGACCGAGCACAGCGCCGATAATTTCTTCTACGGCCGCAACTATCTCGGCATCGCGCGCAGCGACGATCTGGTGATGATCCAGATCACCGCGAACAACACGCGCACGCTCGAGCAGAAGCGCGAACTGTACCGGCTGATCGCCGAGCATCTCGCCGAACGTCCGGGCGTGCGCGGCGAGGACGTGTTCATCAGCCTCGTCGAGGTGTTGAAGGAGGATTGGTCGTTCGGCAACGGCATCGCGCAGTACATGAGCTGA
- a CDS encoding ATP-binding cassette domain-containing protein, protein MSLVVDIRKTLVTPERHFTLDVSFASAAQRIVLFGPSGAGKSLTLQAIAGLLAPDRGTISLGGDTLFDDARGIDVPTQARRVAYLFQDYALFPHLNVRQNLAFGLKRGWRNPRAKELPDEAAYWLRAFELEALAGHYPAQLSGGQKQRVALARALIAQPRILLLDEPFSALDVAMRQRMRRELTDLQMRLDIPMVLITHDPDDVAAFGDQVVQLQEGRVLPEAPVAEWVTSIR, encoded by the coding sequence ATGAGCCTCGTCGTCGACATCCGCAAGACGCTCGTCACGCCCGAGCGGCATTTCACGCTCGACGTGTCGTTTGCATCGGCCGCCCAGCGCATCGTGCTGTTCGGGCCGTCGGGCGCCGGCAAGAGCCTCACGCTGCAGGCGATTGCCGGACTGCTCGCGCCCGACCGCGGCACGATCTCGCTCGGCGGCGACACGCTGTTCGACGACGCGCGCGGCATCGACGTGCCGACGCAGGCGCGACGCGTCGCGTATCTGTTCCAGGACTACGCGCTCTTTCCGCATCTGAACGTCCGGCAGAACCTCGCGTTCGGCCTGAAGCGCGGCTGGCGCAATCCGCGCGCGAAGGAGCTGCCGGACGAAGCCGCATACTGGCTGCGCGCGTTCGAACTCGAGGCGCTCGCCGGGCATTATCCGGCGCAGTTGTCGGGCGGGCAAAAGCAGCGCGTCGCGCTCGCGCGCGCGCTGATCGCGCAACCGCGGATCCTGTTGCTCGACGAGCCGTTCTCTGCGCTCGACGTCGCGATGCGCCAGCGGATGCGCCGCGAGCTGACCGATCTGCAGATGCGGCTCGACATTCCGATGGTGCTGATCACGCACGATCCGGACGATGTCGCCGCGTTCGGCGATCAGGTCGTGCAGCTTCAGGAAGGGCGCGTACTGCCCGAGGCGCCGGTCGCCGAATGGGTGACGAGCATTCGGTGA
- a CDS encoding sensor histidine kinase — protein sequence MTPSAVDPAAALLRERAARFAAEVALFVRDHALSVASHDLRSPLNAMHSWAYVLERRLAPGDDNLQRALAGIRIGIEQQTSLLETVVDAPRAETRTLPIARAGVALAPLADACAALARAALGDARGTAVTVAPLAQPGASLDCDRERVAQALWSMLTFAIEASAPGSEVALRCDAAADATRFDVTFRAQPSALTDAALPHVFETFARRDALAERQGGRPASVFALAQRVARAHGGRFAQGPLADGAPSTLTLTIPAARA from the coding sequence GTGACTCCGTCCGCCGTCGATCCGGCCGCCGCGCTGCTGCGCGAACGCGCCGCGCGCTTTGCCGCCGAGGTCGCGCTGTTCGTCCGCGACCACGCGCTGTCCGTCGCGTCGCACGACCTGCGCAGCCCGCTCAACGCGATGCATAGCTGGGCATACGTGCTCGAGCGCCGGCTCGCGCCGGGCGACGACAACCTGCAGCGCGCGCTCGCCGGCATCCGGATCGGGATCGAGCAGCAGACGAGCCTGCTGGAAACGGTCGTCGACGCGCCGCGCGCCGAGACGCGCACGCTCCCGATCGCACGCGCGGGCGTCGCGCTCGCGCCGCTCGCCGACGCATGCGCGGCGCTTGCGCGCGCCGCGCTCGGCGACGCGCGCGGCACGGCCGTGACGGTCGCGCCGCTCGCGCAGCCCGGCGCTTCGCTCGATTGCGATCGCGAGCGCGTCGCGCAGGCGCTGTGGTCGATGCTGACGTTCGCGATCGAAGCGAGCGCGCCCGGCAGCGAAGTCGCGCTCCGCTGCGACGCCGCGGCCGACGCGACGCGCTTCGACGTGACGTTCCGCGCGCAGCCGTCGGCGCTGACCGACGCGGCGCTGCCGCACGTGTTCGAGACGTTCGCGCGGCGCGACGCGCTCGCCGAGCGCCAGGGCGGACGTCCGGCGTCGGTGTTCGCACTCGCGCAGCGCGTCGCGCGCGCGCACGGCGGCAGGTTCGCGCAAGGCCCGCTCGCGGACGGCGCGCCGTCCACGCTCACGCTGACGATTCCCGCCGCCCGCGCGTGA
- a CDS encoding DMT family transporter, which translates to MNHDARKHLRANLLMLAAAAIWGSAFVAQRLSLAVIGPLLFTGLRFLLGAAVLVPLLRLNGAARAHCAAIARDRTLLLPGLVLGGLLAVSISMQQIGLQYTKIANAGFISSLYVVLVPIIGVFFRHRTGAGTWLGAFLAAIGLYFLSVDEHFSMLYGDWFQLAGAIVIAVHVIAVGHLARRHDPLVLSFMQFVVCGVLCLALGLAIEPVSRTSIVHALPTLLYGGLLSVGVGYTLQVVAQRDAAPAHAAVIFSMEGVFAAIAGWAALGETLSLRALTGCALMLAGLLVCQLLPGHARRADDNDALPA; encoded by the coding sequence ATGAACCACGACGCCCGCAAACACCTCCGCGCCAATCTGCTGATGCTCGCCGCCGCCGCGATCTGGGGCTCGGCGTTCGTCGCGCAGCGACTGAGCCTCGCCGTGATCGGCCCGTTGCTGTTCACCGGGCTGCGCTTCCTGCTCGGCGCGGCGGTGCTCGTGCCGCTGCTGCGCCTGAACGGCGCGGCGCGCGCGCACTGCGCGGCGATCGCGCGCGACCGCACGCTGCTGCTGCCGGGGCTCGTGCTGGGCGGGCTGCTCGCGGTGTCGATCTCGATGCAGCAGATCGGCCTGCAATACACGAAGATCGCGAACGCGGGCTTCATCAGCTCGCTCTACGTCGTGCTCGTGCCGATCATCGGCGTGTTCTTCCGGCATCGCACCGGCGCGGGCACGTGGCTCGGCGCGTTCCTCGCGGCGATCGGCCTGTATTTCCTCAGCGTCGACGAGCACTTCTCGATGCTGTACGGCGACTGGTTCCAGCTTGCGGGCGCGATCGTGATCGCCGTGCACGTGATCGCGGTCGGCCATCTCGCGCGCCGGCACGATCCGCTGGTGCTGTCGTTCATGCAGTTCGTCGTCTGCGGCGTGCTGTGTCTCGCGCTCGGGCTCGCGATCGAGCCCGTCAGCCGCACGTCGATCGTGCACGCGCTGCCGACGCTGCTTTACGGCGGATTGCTGTCGGTCGGCGTCGGCTACACGCTGCAGGTCGTCGCGCAACGCGACGCCGCGCCCGCGCACGCGGCCGTGATCTTCAGCATGGAAGGCGTGTTCGCCGCGATCGCGGGCTGGGCCGCGCTCGGCGAGACGCTGTCGCTGCGCGCATTGACGGGCTGCGCGCTGATGCTCGCGGGGCTCCTCGTCTGCCAGCTGCTGCCGGGCCACGCACGGCGCGCCGACGACAACGACGCGCTCCCCGCTTGA
- a CDS encoding thiamine phosphate synthase, protein MTDDLALSPYYLITPEPASGSDADLAAFLDRLSAALATGLTLVQLRVKSLDAAAYATLAADAIARCRAQGARLVVNGPIDADAALALGASGVHLGSAALRTATARPISSDYLLSAACHSLDELRHAERIGADFATLSPVLPTLTHPGAPTLGWPRFADCAAQTRVPIYALGGMTREHLTMARAHRAHGIASIRGLW, encoded by the coding sequence ATGACCGACGACCTCGCACTGTCGCCGTACTACCTGATCACGCCAGAGCCGGCCTCCGGTTCCGACGCGGACCTCGCGGCGTTTCTCGACCGGCTGTCGGCCGCGCTCGCGACGGGGCTCACACTGGTCCAATTGCGCGTGAAGTCACTCGATGCAGCCGCTTACGCGACGCTCGCCGCCGACGCGATCGCACGATGCCGCGCGCAAGGCGCGCGCCTGGTCGTCAACGGGCCGATCGACGCCGACGCCGCGCTCGCGCTCGGCGCAAGCGGCGTGCATCTCGGCAGCGCGGCGCTGCGGACCGCGACCGCGCGCCCGATTTCTTCGGACTACCTGCTGTCGGCCGCGTGCCACTCGCTCGACGAACTGCGCCACGCGGAGCGTATCGGCGCGGACTTCGCAACGCTCTCTCCGGTCCTGCCGACGCTCACGCATCCCGGCGCGCCGACGCTCGGCTGGCCCCGCTTCGCCGACTGCGCGGCGCAGACGCGCGTGCCAATCTACGCACTCGGCGGGATGACGCGCGAACATCTGACGATGGCGCGTGCGCATCGCGCGCACGGCATCGCGAGCATTCGCGGGCTCTGGTAG
- a CDS encoding TOBE domain-containing protein translates to MTADSSSPRSDAPAAREPLALRGELWLDAGAQTLGGAARIALLAAIGETGSITRAAKAVGLSYKGAWDAIDTMNNLAGEPLVLRSTGGKGGGGTTLTPRATALIAAFRAIEREHRRFIDAASAAVEGFAVNWELIGRIGMKTSARNQLFGKVLLVKHGAVNDEVVLALPGDHTITAVVTHESTEALGLTPGVDACALVKASWIVLAVDAGAPLKLSARNQLLGVVETVTRGAVNSEVLLALDGGMTLAAIVTNDSVDALGLAKGVSAMAAFKASSVILAVNG, encoded by the coding sequence ATGACAGCCGATTCGTCCTCTCCCCGTTCCGACGCGCCCGCCGCGCGCGAGCCGCTCGCACTGCGCGGCGAGCTGTGGCTGGATGCGGGCGCCCAGACGCTCGGCGGCGCGGCGCGCATCGCGCTGCTCGCCGCGATCGGCGAGACCGGCTCGATCACGCGCGCGGCGAAGGCGGTCGGCCTCAGCTACAAGGGCGCGTGGGATGCGATCGACACGATGAACAACCTCGCGGGCGAGCCGCTCGTGTTGCGCTCGACGGGCGGCAAGGGCGGCGGCGGCACGACGCTCACGCCGCGCGCGACGGCGCTGATCGCGGCGTTTCGCGCGATCGAGCGCGAGCATCGACGCTTCATCGACGCGGCGAGCGCGGCCGTCGAAGGCTTCGCGGTCAATTGGGAACTCATCGGGAGAATAGGCATGAAGACGAGCGCACGCAATCAGCTGTTCGGCAAGGTCCTGCTAGTCAAGCACGGCGCGGTGAACGACGAAGTGGTGCTCGCGTTGCCGGGCGACCACACGATTACCGCGGTGGTCACGCACGAGAGCACGGAGGCGCTCGGGCTCACGCCGGGCGTCGACGCATGCGCGCTCGTGAAGGCGTCATGGATCGTGCTGGCGGTCGACGCGGGCGCGCCGCTCAAGCTGTCGGCGCGCAATCAGCTACTTGGCGTCGTCGAGACGGTCACGCGCGGCGCGGTGAACAGCGAAGTGCTGCTCGCCCTCGACGGCGGCATGACGCTCGCGGCGATCGTGACGAACGACAGCGTCGACGCGCTTGGGCTCGCGAAGGGCGTGAGCGCGATGGCGGCGTTCAAGGCATCGAGCGTGATTCTGGCGGTCAACGGCTGA
- a CDS encoding hemolysin family protein, with the protein MIQIFALVGALFLVALNGFFVAAEFGLVKLRATRVKSLARQHGLRGRILRIVHARLDAYLSACQLGITLASLGLGWIGEPAFAALLSPILALVGVESERLVHLISLVFAFSVISFLHIVVGELAPKSMAIRQAEKTGLWVAIPLYAFYWAMYPAIWVLNSSANAVLRLAGLSADHGGDAHYSTDELKLILRSRRNTAGAAKASKDTYSTDEWNTLAHSLDFSSMTVSDLMRPAHEMVGLRRDVPLADNMEVVARHRFSRYPLFDDKSRERVNGLIHLKDLLLARHAGASLADLSDYVRPVQYVKPDTPALDLFRRFRKGAPHFALVGKKGEKPIGYLTLDNLLGALVGQIHDEFRQGDSDWSRLDDGTLIGKGSLPVVSLEQALGIDIDEGRAESVGGLVIQALNDLPTEGQRVSFDRFDVVVKKMIGPRIVLVRVYPKAFKEADE; encoded by the coding sequence TTGATACAGATCTTCGCGCTCGTCGGCGCGTTGTTCCTCGTGGCCCTCAACGGCTTTTTCGTCGCCGCCGAATTCGGTCTCGTCAAGCTGCGTGCGACGCGCGTCAAGTCCCTCGCCCGCCAGCACGGCCTGCGCGGGCGCATCCTGCGGATCGTCCATGCGCGGCTCGACGCGTATCTGTCCGCCTGCCAGCTCGGCATCACGCTCGCCTCGCTCGGCCTCGGCTGGATCGGCGAGCCGGCGTTCGCCGCGTTGCTGTCGCCGATCCTCGCGCTCGTCGGCGTCGAGTCCGAACGGCTCGTGCATCTGATCTCGCTCGTGTTCGCGTTCTCGGTGATCTCGTTCCTGCACATCGTCGTCGGCGAGCTCGCACCGAAATCGATGGCGATCCGCCAGGCCGAGAAGACCGGCCTGTGGGTCGCGATTCCGCTCTATGCGTTCTACTGGGCGATGTATCCGGCGATCTGGGTGCTCAACTCGAGCGCGAACGCGGTGCTGCGGCTCGCGGGGCTGTCCGCCGATCACGGCGGCGACGCGCACTACTCGACCGACGAGCTGAAGCTGATCCTGCGCAGCCGCCGCAACACGGCCGGCGCGGCGAAGGCGTCGAAGGACACGTACAGCACCGACGAATGGAACACGCTCGCGCATTCGCTCGATTTCTCGTCGATGACCGTGTCCGACCTGATGCGGCCCGCGCACGAGATGGTCGGCCTGCGCCGCGACGTGCCGCTCGCGGACAACATGGAAGTCGTCGCGCGCCACCGCTTCAGCCGCTACCCGCTCTTCGACGACAAGTCGCGCGAGCGCGTGAACGGCCTCATCCACCTGAAGGATCTGCTGCTCGCGCGGCACGCGGGCGCGTCGCTCGCCGACTTGTCCGACTACGTGCGCCCGGTGCAGTACGTGAAGCCCGACACGCCCGCGCTCGACCTGTTCCGCCGCTTTCGCAAGGGCGCGCCGCACTTCGCGCTCGTCGGCAAGAAAGGCGAGAAGCCGATCGGCTACCTGACGCTCGACAACCTGCTCGGCGCGCTCGTCGGCCAGATCCACGACGAGTTCCGCCAGGGCGATTCGGACTGGAGCCGCCTCGACGACGGCACACTGATCGGCAAGGGCAGCCTGCCTGTCGTGTCGCTCGAGCAGGCGCTTGGGATCGACATCGACGAAGGCCGTGCGGAGTCGGTCGGCGGGCTCGTGATCCAGGCGCTCAACGACCTGCCGACCGAAGGCCAGCGCGTGTCGTTCGATCGCTTCGACGTCGTCGTGAAGAAGATGATCGGGCCGCGGATCGTGCTCGTGCGCGTGTATCCGAAGGCGTTCAAGGAGGCGGACGAATGA